The Oncorhynchus nerka isolate Pitt River linkage group LG5, Oner_Uvic_2.0, whole genome shotgun sequence nucleotide sequence ggctgtaacgtaacaaaatgtggaaaaagtcaaggggtctgaatactttccaaatgcactgtataccacaccccctcggaccgtattgcttaattatactgCACTCGTGTGCTTTACTGAACTCTAGtttacagtactgtactctaTTTGACAGTACTGTTCTTTACTGTGCTGTCCAAtcttgtgaaacatagacgtctatgattggttcagatttggtcctacCAGGGTGGACTGACCAAATGAAAACTACTTTTCAACCTTCGTGGACGTCCGGTGTCGGTAGGTGCTCAGTGGGCGAGGAAACttgttacagtaaatggaaagagggTAGGTGGTAGGTGTCATGGTAGGAGTCATTAAGAGCCGGGAGAcgtgacattaactggagagagagagagaagagagagagagagagcggcagagagagaaaagagagagagcggcagagagatagagagagaaagaggggtgtgtTGTCCAGACTGTTTTCACAGTCTTGCTTTGACTACcagaggatggaaagagaaagaaaacagttatgagctgaacataacagtatgccagtatttcccattgtagccaattcaattgcagTAATTACGTTAAAGATTTTTCAGTAATTACGTTACcgatttggtaacagaattacgagttttaatcacttaataacTTTAAACAATCTTTAAAATCACTATAACTAATTGATAGGTCTAGCATTACTTGTTGCTTCTGTGAACTTTCCTTATCCTCCCCCCTCatgagggagagacattataaattATCTCCAAGATATGTGGGTTTTTGGAAATGGAATTACAAGGCTAAAGtcaatgtttcttaaacttacagaaggcaaatcatttctccaaaagtaGAGAGGGGCTCTGCCCTAGCTTCTAGCCAGTCTTGGAGGTCTACTCTGGGGGAGGTGGGTGACTACACCCCCTGCCTCTGGTTCTTCTACATGAAGACTCCCCCAAAAGCCGTAGGGGGAGAGGGGTACCAGCCCATCTGCCAGTGCTACAGGAACCAGTAGCATTTTGCCAGGCTGTACCAACGCCAGAGCCgtgctcccctctgctcctcctaCTTACCCCTGGCGGAGGCAAACGGCCCAGAGACAAGTGGATGTGTGAACCACAGGTGAGTATACTGTCTGTCCGTGTGTAACTGTGTATTACATTTAGGGTCAATTCCATTTGATTCTACTCGATTCaagaaaaaaaactttatttgtggtgtgtttgtgtgaagcCAGCAGTTCTTAGAAAAGTGCTTAAGCAGTGTGACTTCTCTCACCCAAAGCAATTCAAACAAAGTAATGTCATTATTATGTCATCTGGGaaatattctgtttctttttccccttttaaagtggaaatgacagCGTTTTAGCAACATGACATTTGATTAAAACCTGTTCATATCCACTCCAAGAATAGTATGTTTGGGAATTAACCTCTACGCGATCAGTGTGTCCCCCGCAGTACGGTTGAGCTAATgcaggctaatgtgattagcatggggttgtaagtaacaagaacatttcccaggacatagacatatctgatattgtcagaaagcttaaattcttgttaatcatcaaatcaaatcaaatgtatttatatagcccttcttagatcagctgatacctcaaagtgctgtacagaaacccagcctaaaaccccaaacagcaagcaatgcaggtgtagaagcacggtgggctaggaaaaactccctagaaaggccaaaacctaggaagaaacctagagaggaaccaggctatgaggggtggccagtcctcttctggctgtgccgggtggagattataacagaacatggacaagatgttcaaatgttcataaatgaccagcatggtcaaataataattaacatttaacatttaagtcatttagcagtagttgtcgagggtgcaacaagtcagcacctcaggagtaaatgtcagttggctttccaTAGCCGACCATTGAGAGTATCTccacctctcctgctgtctctagagttgaaaacagcaggtctgggacaggtagcacgtccggtaaaCAGGTCAAAgatccatagccgcaggcagaacagttgaaactggagccgcagcacggccaggtggactggggacagcaaggagtcatcatgccaggtagtcctgaggcatggtcataaggctcaggtcctccgagagagagaaagaaagagagaattagagagagcatacttaatttCACACAGGACAACGGATAACACAGGAGAAATACtctagatataacagactgaccctagcaccccgacacataaactactgcagcataaatactggaggctgagacagaaggggtcagaatacactgtggccccatccgatgatacccccggacagggccaaacaggcaggatataaccccaaccactttgccaaagcacagcccccacaccactagagggatatcttcaaccaccaacttaccatcctgagacaaggccgagtatagcccacaaagatctccgccacggcacaacccaagggggggcgccaacccagacaggaagacctaactgcactgtccaatttacattagttattacagtgaaataataacatgctattgtttgaggagagtacacagttatgaacttgaaaatgcattaataaaccaattaggcacatttgagcagtcttgatacaaaatattgaacagaaatgcaatctAAATTACgcatgggctggaataatacattatggcctttctcttgcatttcaaagatagtacaaaaaaacacaaaaaacacGTTTCTTTCTTTggattatcttttaccagatctaatgtgttatattctcctacattattaaacctcaaagtgtttcctttcaaatggtatcaagaatatgcatatccttgtttcaggtcctgagctacaggcagttagatttgggtatgtcattttaggcaaaaattgaaagATTGAAACTTAAAACATGATTTTTCAATTGTTTTGCACTGCATGGTTGAATGCAGCATTGCAGTATGGTGCACTCAAAATGTATTGTCGTTGAGTAGCCAGCCTcagctactgctcaaatgttgctgtaataGGCCTACATGTTTTTCCTTTGCatggtgctttgttgcaggtttTGTTTTTTGGTTATTTATTGTCAAACTTTAAAAACCGAAGCCAGACTGCAATATTTTTAGTAGGCTAGTTAGGACTGTGGCATGTGTCTGTACACATTCCCTCTGCTGCTTGCTGTAAACCGGACACACGAAAGCGGTGCAATTGAAGTTGAATTTACTGATGCGAGAGCGCAGTAGATGAATCAACAGGTAGACAAATTTATACTCGCTTGTGTGTCCTATTTGGCCCGCGTGCCTTGTATTTGACGCGTGTGCTAACCTATTAGCCGTGTTAcaactgacttgtgatcattgcgttagggttgcgtcaattcgaatctggtatcagaacAAGTTATAACACTGAGTCACTGATTGTACTCTATGTacttttattagctaagcaataaatggcaaatgcaactttcgtatatatgggctcactgtaataccacgcagggcagaacagggaacTGACAGGATGTACGTAAACAGCtgttcttatactgtgatagacatagttccaacccgtctgttggcctatcacagtaggGGCTGAGCGTGGTTTAGACTTGCTCAGCCTATCGCAGGCGCTCAGGCtggtccccgcctcttggcgcttcttgGAGTCCTCCCTCTGTCGATGTATAGATTCTTACTGTTCTGGTATCACCCCCTAGTTATAACAGTTGCTCAGTTCCTGCTATtgtgttgttcagtatttttccatctcagTTAAACCTCGTGATGACCACCCCTCCCTATACCTGATTAACCACAACTTTGTAATACAGCAAGTCACACCATGTGCTCAATATTGTCacatacaaacacaaggacaaagcatCTGCTGGGCTGTTATCTACAGTTTTGCAACATGCAGCAGTCTCAGCATGTTGctcagttcttgacacacacacacacacacacacacacacacacacacacacacacaactgctgTTCAAACAATTCAATCTTACGTGATATAGTAGTAGGTTATAGAGCATAGACATAAATCCTCACAATTGCtattgctagtttgattgtattgacatccCCAGCCTTAGTTAAAGTCGGCCATTTTTGTAaaaaatattgagtcattgaaactgaaactgCATCCCTAAGGCCAGCTGTGAtatcagtggcgattttagcatgtaaatcttggtggggcaaaaaaaaaaagtgggacgcatgccagcaaagccacaacactacactacattatttgcactataacggtgacaaacgacGCCCACAaaatgttagggcctacataaagctgtcccaacaccttacctcTGCTAcatctggctatcagcggagccttgtctggcagcgaaacaattcattcagcctcatttactgcctttaaaaaacatctgatatggctgacttgtttaaacaaatgtggtttctactgacaattgagatgtacaaactatggcatgagGGGATGACAAGCgtataagaggcaatccgtaatttcgattaagacattaatgagcgagctaggatggatgcagtcaatataactatatgttcagcacttttgaaatgcacAGCGACTTTATTCAGAACATGGCCATTcatacagtgttctccctgtacaccaagtcagaaccgtaggataaataaagggggcatataagaaAACAATGAAagttcttacaatattcaatgattacatttctcaaaaacaggttataggctacatgtgcagcaCTAAGTCAGAACAGTAGTGAAATtcagaggtgaaaatagaccaaattattagggacaggcacatgggctactaacagcttactacacaacatacacttagtattactttctgagctacagtatacatatctccctggcatattacatcctTTATGCTGCAGCTGTATACAATactttttggactcaccttgtgctGTGCTcccttgaacaggaaggtggcgcagctgtccttcgtgggcaaatgtTGTCATCAAACTCTGGCATTCTGTGGATTTATGGTGGGGGGTTGAATCATTATGATGTCAGTGATTTTTGGGCACTTCttatgtaactctatggcagcacccaaggggattGAATTGTCTaagtctacccttagacttggcggtgacgtGGTGTCCctgtgagtgacagaacactgagccaatcacagcgtaACCCTCCGTagtttctgctggcttgccccaccaccacagaaagcactgagctaggctgaaacacctgcattttagagatgccttactcaagaaaacaaaaaagagaccatgtttgtatgcagctttaacAACTCAATgatatattattttttacattgtttgcaaactgatatgtgacaagtaaaaacctatttttaaaaTTGTTTAAGCATAAACtgaatttgatatttttgactAATATTATGATTTCCTGTTTGtgtcatatctgcaaagtagttaaaacgctGTCAATTCCACTTTAAACTCAAACCACTACCTCGTGATTTCCAGGAATAAAAAGACTGGATCATTATTGAAGCTTAGGCCTGTGTTTGTTCTTATTTTTCTAAATGATATTCTTATACCCAACAGCTCAGAGTAAACTCCAGTGGTAGAATGTTATTACACTGTTAAAACAAGTTGAAATGTAAGTTGAaccatctttctctctgtgttggtTTTAATCTCAGTGTTCCCTCTCTGCGTGTTCTAAGTTGGAGTTCTCCAGTACCAGTCCAGAGATGCATTGTTTCCCACGACATGGCCCTGTGGACCAGAACGTGGTGGAGAGCCAGGTGGTGCTCCAGGACTACACCAGCTCCTCCTATACTAACAGCCACCCCAACCCCAGCCTGCACCACTAAGGCCCAGAGGACCACCTTCACCCTCAGCAACGTGGTCCCTCAGCGGGCAGCCTCAAACTCTAGGCCCCTGGGCTCAGCTGGAGGTTGAGATTAGGGCCCGGATGGGTGATTACTGCATGGGGCCGGCGTATGTGGTGACACTGCCATACCTCTCTGAGTGCTGGATGGCTAACCGGGTGGTCTGCCTACTGCTGCCCCTCCGAAAAATGTAGTCTCCCTGCCAGAGACTCTACTTTCCATCATATTCCGCTGTGGGTCGGAACGACCCTCAGAGTGGAGATTGGACCGGTGGACCCCCAGTCAAATGCATCTGTTCGGGGGTACGATGTGAGGCGGTTGGCCCTGGACACCGTAGGGGAATATTCTACAGCATCCACATCAGCCAGTTTCACACCCAATGTCGATGAGCAGGTATGTTAGTAAGATAATTATGGTCTGTCCAGTCGGTGAAAAATAAAATGCTAGCGTTTCCTCCCCagttacagtacacacacacacacctactgaacaCTAACCTGCTTAAATGGTTGCTAGAGAATATCATGTCTCGTGAAAATGGAGGACATGCGTTGAATAATTACCCAAAGATTAAAGCAGATTGAAAAAATGTTTTAAGTATTATAACCGCATGTATTAAAAAACAACAGAGCGTCTCAGCTGTGAACGGAATCTTCTCGAAATACAAATGACACCTTTGTTCACATGCAGCTTCTGTGTCAAGGTCACTGATAAATGCAAATCACAGACGAGGTTACCTCGGGTTGATCTTTGCTCTGGTACAAGGACCTAGAGCAGCTGATGTGAACACACTTCCTTTATTCTGTAGTCCCCCGCcaattgttgtgtgtgtgtgactgtatgaCTACAGAAGTTTGTACTTCtgtaaggagagatggagagcattAAGTTAGTCTGATTAATCAGGCTGTACATGTTATATACAGCCTGAAACTAATGCCTGCAAAATCGTGGAAATGTTCCTTACAAGCCAGAATGTCAAATTCGATCACTTAAACTTACTCTACCGGTTTTTCCTTCAGCTGCTTGagacaaaatatccacaggaaagtgtTGTTTATCGGACTTTTTAGAGCCCGTACTTTGGTTTGGCACCAAGGTAAATTAGTTTTATACTGGATATTCAGTTCTCTCGTCAATAGCTATTCAACCAGTCATAATGAAAATGTTACTTAAAACAGTGGATGGAGAACTAACCCTACATTTTGTATCAAATTATTCTTTTGAATATTGAAatcagaattttaaaaaattcaCACAAAAGGTGTTGATTGTTCTCCATCCTCCCCAGATTCTAAATATAAAATGTTTGTCATAGCTATTGAGAGAAAATCAAATATCCAACATAAAACCATATACCTACcacaggttggtggcaccttaaggcttgtggtaatgactggagtggaatcagtggaatggcaaATAGATGCCATTCCATATGCGCTGTCCCGGCCATTATGATGAGCGGTtctccactcagcagcctcctgtgataccTACCTATACTACCGGCTTGTAACAGAATCAGCGTAATGAATACGCCCCAGATCTCCATTTGAAGCTCCTGCATGCTTGGACTTGTAGTTTATGAATCTCACCCACTGTGGTCTTGAACAAGACGTCCACGATTAAAGCAAGCTGTGACGAAGTCGATATCTCTAGTTTCTGCCAGTGCCATACTAGTGAATGGATACGATTCCAGAACGTTATCAGTAGGTGTTGCTGTCACTAAGTTGTTGATACACAGATTTATTTTTCCCTGGCTGGGTTTGGCTCGAGCATTTGGCGAGTCATCGCGACCTAGCGTCTAAAATCCTAATGACACCAACAAGAAGTAATCTGTTTGCTACAGTAGCACCAAAGTAGTATACAAAATTCCAGCTGGTCTGGGGGGAGGGGCAAAACTAAACAAGTTCTAGCTGAAAAACTGTGGCAATTGACAGTATATGAAAGGAGACCATTGGTCACTGAATAAAGTAGTGTTTATTCCTGATAGATAATACAGAAAACAAACGAATAGTACAAAATACCAAAATTGTTATCGTCCTCATTGATAAAGTCAAGATACAAGGCCATGATTGATGTATTCAAAGTGAAAATACTAAATTTCATAATATAAAGATACAATGTACATTTGAGAAACATACAAAACACACAAGTTTCTCCATATACAATTTGACCTCTCAACCTGGATGACAGTCATTGCCTTTTTTTTTGGGGAGTAGGTAGAAGTTGTCCCCTAACCACTGATACAAGGTCAGAGCTTTAGACTGCATTTCTATTGGTCAACTTCAGGATTGAGGCCAGGGTAAAATGATCTTAGATCTGTTAGGGACTTCTACCTTGAGCAGGAATTTCTTTCAACTTTCCCCTCCCCCAAACAAATCATGGTAAATCTCAATTATAAAACTATAAAAAGCACTCATGGTTTTTGAGCTGCTCTGGTTCGCTGAAGCCTTTCCCACACTGAGAGCACTGGTGGGCGCTGCCGGCCTTGTCTCGGTCTCCACTGTGGATCAGCTGGTGTCTTTTCAGGTACTCTACTCTGCTGAAACGCCTGCCGCACACCTCGCACCCGTATGGACGCTCGCCCGTGTGGATCCGCTGGTGCCTCTCCAGGTTGCTAAGGCGACTAAAGCTCCGCCCGCACTGCTGGCAGCGGTGTGGCCTCTCTCCAGTGTGAACCACCTGGTGCCTCTCCAGCGAGCGAGAGTGTGTGAAGCCCTTCCCACAGAGCTCGCAGCGGTGGGGCCGCTCGGCCGCGCACACACACTCGTGGTTCTTCAGGGCCCAGGCATGGCTGAAGGCGTGGCCGCATGAGGCGCAGGGAAACAGGGTGGCCTCCGTCCCTCCCTGCAGGTGAGtgtcccccagggggcaggggtGCTCCTCCAGCTCAGCCTCGTTGGCAAAGCCCCCGCCGCACTGCGTGCAGAAATGCATCAGGTCTCCGGTCTCCTCCTCACCACTGTCATCCACGCTACCCGGAGCAgatgggtgatgcagggcctcaTCTGAGCCTCCCtgctcctccatcccctcaccgTCCCTCGGCCTCTTGGGCCAGCGTGGCTGCAGCACTCCTCCAGCCCCCCCTGGCAGTGCCCTCTCACCTTCCTTCAGACGGGCACCAGGACCCTGCAGGGCATCACTAGAGTCCCTCTCTGAGGGTGTGGGACTCCCCAGCGCCCCCTCCTGTTCCAACCCATCCAGACCAATGTACTTCTGGCCCAGGCTGAACTCGCTGCCTGCTATGACTTCCAGGTCAGGGGTCATGGAGCCATGGTTGGAGCCTGCTGTGGGAGGAATCCTCAGGGCTGCTTGCTGGCGCCCCCTTTCTGCCCTCAGGGCCGTCTCCAGCCCACTCAGGTCCTCCACGCTCAGCACCCCCTCCGACACCTCTGTTGGAGGGGACCCCACGTCccactcctcctcatccccctcttcatgcCTTACGGCTGAGGGCCGCTTCAGGGCCTCAGGGCTGAACTCCATGTCTCCTActgggcagagagatggagagagagggtctgtaaGAGGAGCAGTACTATGAAGGCACATGCAAACAATGTACTGCAGACAACACTGTACAGAGCCAAAGGCGTAACTAGTGTCCTGTGAAACCTACAAGAAAACTTCAGCATTCCCATTGGGGTTATTGCTCTACCCAAGAGTTGTTGTAATCATGTTTTTGGTTCCGAGCTGGTGTCAGTACCTTCGCTGTGGTTTCTGGATCCAGTATGGCGGTTCTGGTTGGGCGGGTCCATCTTCAGGGCTTCCTTGATCAGCCGCAGAGACGCAGGCTGGTAGCCCCCCTCCACCACATCACTGGACTACAGACAGAGAAAAACTAAATACATTCCCCACAATAGACTACAATACAGTAACATTAATGCAATGCAGAGTTCACTAGCACCCCCAGCATTTCATGTAAATACTTATGAAAGTGCACTTTGCAAGTATCCCAAAGAACACTGTTCAAGTTTTACACTGGGCATTTTCTGTAAACGTACAATGTTTAGACAGTTTAAGATGACATGAAGACAATTGTATTCTTTAAGTCACCTGGTAGAATACACAACTGTTCCGTCCTAAAATTATAGTCATGTTTAAGGTCTACAACGTTC carries:
- the LOC115129484 gene encoding zinc finger and SCAN domain-containing protein 22-like isoform X3: MADSVETFQTHLTSVMDSLIRASVCEITKLFQDTVNDYLVEISLNRKEMDALKLRLRLTENKLRNERKYGMGWAENRRNAGLIVSEDGGRKKRKIEVPRGKQTLGLALGGAGEEEGGAARVVMGGGWKEARELYLIQFPGEEGELEEEGGCVSGEGEEMDNIKEESSDVVEGGYQPASLRLIKEALKMDPPNQNRHTGSRNHSEVGDMEFSPEALKRPSAVRHEEGDEEEWDVGSPPTEVSEGVLSVEDLSGLETALRAERGRQQAALRIPPTAGSNHGSMTPDLEVIAGSEFSLGQKYIGLDGLEQEGALGSPTPSERDSSDALQGPGARLKEGERALPGGAGGVLQPRWPKRPRDGEGMEEQGGSDEALHHPSAPGSVDDSGEEETGDLMHFCTQCGGGFANEAELEEHPCPLGDTHLQGGTEATLFPCASCGHAFSHAWALKNHECVCAAERPHRCELCGKGFTHSRSLERHQVVHTGERPHRCQQCGRSFSRLSNLERHQRIHTGERPYGCEVCGRRFSRVEYLKRHQLIHSGDRDKAGSAHQCSQCGKGFSEPEQLKNHECFL
- the LOC115129484 gene encoding zinc finger and SCAN domain-containing protein 22-like isoform X4, which translates into the protein MADSVETFQTHLTSVMDSLIRASVCEITKLFQDTVNDYLVEISLNRKEMDALKLRLRLTENKLRNERKYGMGWAENRRNAGLIVSEDGGRKKRKIEVPRGKQTLGLALGGAGEEEGGAARVVMGGGWKEARELYLIQFPGEEGELEEEGGCVSGEGEEMDNIKEESSDVVEGGYQPASLRLIKEALKMDPPNQNRHTGSRNHSEGDMEFSPEALKRPSAVRHEEGDEEEWDVGSPPTEVSEGVLSVEDLSGLETALRAERGRQQAALRIPPTAGSNHGSMTPDLEVIAGSEFSLGQKYIGLDGLEQEGALGSPTPSERDSSDALQGPGARLKEGERALPGGAGGVLQPRWPKRPRDGEGMEEQGGSDEALHHPSAPGSVDDSGEEETGDLMHFCTQCGGGFANEAELEEHPCPLGDTHLQGGTEATLFPCASCGHAFSHAWALKNHECVCAAERPHRCELCGKGFTHSRSLERHQVVHTGERPHRCQQCGRSFSRLSNLERHQRIHTGERPYGCEVCGRRFSRVEYLKRHQLIHSGDRDKAGSAHQCSQCGKGFSEPEQLKNHECFL
- the LOC115129484 gene encoding zinc finger and SCAN domain-containing protein 22-like isoform X2, coding for MLSPFPQLLHCQCAPLLHALSCAMPFLLPLSFNMLSPFPQLLHFCHCSPPSFISPSASLPLPAIPPPLPASLPLLHNALSLPPLFISPLCPSHSFLNAPSSSPHPLPSSTGGKQTLGLALGGAGEEEGGAARVVMGGGWKEARELYLIQFPGEEGELEEEGGCVSGEGEEMDNIKEESSDVVEGGYQPASLRLIKEALKMDPPNQNRHTGSRNHSEGDMEFSPEALKRPSAVRHEEGDEEEWDVGSPPTEVSEGVLSVEDLSGLETALRAERGRQQAALRIPPTAGSNHGSMTPDLEVIAGSEFSLGQKYIGLDGLEQEGALGSPTPSERDSSDALQGPGARLKEGERALPGGAGGVLQPRWPKRPRDGEGMEEQGGSDEALHHPSAPGSVDDSGEEETGDLMHFCTQCGGGFANEAELEEHPCPLGDTHLQGGTEATLFPCASCGHAFSHAWALKNHECVCAAERPHRCELCGKGFTHSRSLERHQVVHTGERPHRCQQCGRSFSRLSNLERHQRIHTGERPYGCEVCGRRFSRVEYLKRHQLIHSGDRDKAGSAHQCSQCGKGFSEPEQLKNHECFL
- the LOC115129484 gene encoding zinc finger and SCAN domain-containing protein 22-like isoform X1, translating into MLSPFPQLLHCQCAPLLHALSCAMPFLLPLSFNMLSPFPQLLHFCHCSPPSFISPSASLPLPAIPPPLPASLPLLHNALSLPPLFISPLCPSHSFLNAPSSSPHPLPSSTGGKQTLGLALGGAGEEEGGAARVVMGGGWKEARELYLIQFPGEEGELEEEGGCVSGEGEEMDNIKEESSDVVEGGYQPASLRLIKEALKMDPPNQNRHTGSRNHSEVGDMEFSPEALKRPSAVRHEEGDEEEWDVGSPPTEVSEGVLSVEDLSGLETALRAERGRQQAALRIPPTAGSNHGSMTPDLEVIAGSEFSLGQKYIGLDGLEQEGALGSPTPSERDSSDALQGPGARLKEGERALPGGAGGVLQPRWPKRPRDGEGMEEQGGSDEALHHPSAPGSVDDSGEEETGDLMHFCTQCGGGFANEAELEEHPCPLGDTHLQGGTEATLFPCASCGHAFSHAWALKNHECVCAAERPHRCELCGKGFTHSRSLERHQVVHTGERPHRCQQCGRSFSRLSNLERHQRIHTGERPYGCEVCGRRFSRVEYLKRHQLIHSGDRDKAGSAHQCSQCGKGFSEPEQLKNHECFL